In Ascaphus truei isolate aAscTru1 chromosome 7, aAscTru1.hap1, whole genome shotgun sequence, one genomic interval encodes:
- the LOC142499923 gene encoding uncharacterized protein LOC142499923 — MATAAPQTGTERMEVATEPAGTTLRKKKKMKKEKHTAPPETVPSSQETDGGGPAATISSGSGNVAPPSGLTPTASTSSGGPSSNPGAGSSSNRRIPRLEPWMKQTVVMQLREVDGQRPLLDAETFAKELVSKAGFTPDEILSIQDLRGGLFFVTFATAGACRRYWEAFQTLKQEVPFSEFDVNCPIQRDEKRITVTVRNPHIPGKDIATFLRRFCTVVKEPSRIKDKLGYWVGKWSMVVRLWPNPDAADRLHHLPPSFSLAGSSGRIFYPDQPQTCGNCGNLGHQWKQCTLKACRNCKITGHETKDCPRQKTCDLCGESTHMFRDCHLRVRSYAEAATKGATPGVPLTATQKAAKKPLANQPVKAQGGKYQKEQSDADSDLESDLEEEEEEAEMQEAAIVEEQEAILEQPPSEVQETVDELIREGREAAETLLNDNLGQTMDRLNQLCEEINYLS, encoded by the exons ATGGCAACAGCGGCCCCCCAGACCGGAACGGAGAGGATGGAGGTCGCCACGGAGCCCGCCGGGACCACCCTGCGcaagaagaagaagatgaagaaggaGAAGCACACGGCACCCCCGGAGACGGTCCCCAGCAGCCAGGAGACGGACGGAGGAGGCCCAGCGGCTACCATCTCCAGCGGCTCAGGCAACGTGGCCCCCCCCAGCGGCCTcacccccactgccagcaccagcagcggcggccccagctccaaccctggagctgggagcagcagcaacaggaggatCCCCCGCCTGGAACCCTGGATGAAGCAGACAGTGGTGATGCAGCTGAGGGAGGTCGACGGACAGCGCCCTCTATTGGACGCTGAGACCTttgccaaggagctggtgagcaaagcgggctttactccggacgagatcctgagcatccaggacctcaggggtggcctgtttttcgtcaccttcgccacggcgggagcctgcaggaggtactgggaggctttccagaccctgaaacaggaggtccccttctcagagttcgacgtgaactgccctatccagagggacgagaagaggatcactgtgacggtgaggaaccCCCATATCCCCGGAAAGGATATTGCTACCTTTCTGCGGCGCTTTTGCACCGTGGTGAAGGAGCCGAGCAGGATCAAAGACAAGTTGGGGTACTGGGTAGGAAAGTGGAGCATGGTAGTTCGCTTGTGGCCAAATCCAGACGCGGCAGACCGGctacaccacctccctcccagtttttcacttgcgggcagctcagggaggatcttttaccctgaccagccccagacctgcggtaattgtgggaacctggggcatcagtggaaacagtgcaccctgaaagcctgcagGAACTGCAAGATCACCGGACACGAAACAAAGGattgtccccgccagaaaacctgTGACCTGTGCGGAGAGTcaacccacatgttccgggacTGCCATCTGAGGGTCAGGAGCTATGCAGAGGCCGCGACGAAAGGCGCGACACCGGGCGTGCCCCTGACAGCAACCCAGAAGGCAGCCAAGAAGCCCCTTGCAAACCAACCCGTAAAGGCACAAGGGGGTAAGTATCAGAAGGAGCAAAG cgaCGCTGACAGCGACCTTGAAAgcgacctggaggaggaggaggaggaagcggagatgcaggaggcagccatCGTAGAGGAACAGGAGGCTATTctagaacagccacctagcgaggTACAGGAGACCGTGGACGAGCTcataagagaggggcgagaggcagcagagaccctcctcaatGACAACCTTGGGCAAACCATGGACCGGCTGAAccagctgtgcgaggagatca ATTACTTGTCGTAG